A genome region from Oryzias melastigma strain HK-1 linkage group LG12, ASM292280v2, whole genome shotgun sequence includes the following:
- the LOC112163200 gene encoding lysosome membrane protein 2 isoform X2, producing MTRRSYALYAVGSICGTLLVVGIGLLVGRVFHKLMENRLKKEIVLVEGSRVFESWKNPPPPVFMEFFFFNLTNAEDCLTGAKPEVTQIGPYTYREYRYKDNVTMVENGTMVSAYTIKKFVFLREKSVGDPTVDSITTVNIPSWAVMEKMKGSWYRTIVSMFMKNLGGGVFTSRTVHELLWGYEDAVLEKAASYSPGLDKEFGLMYKKNGSDSGEFIYHTGEQNYLDYGRVKTWKGESKLTFWTSDESNRIEGSDGSSFHPFLTKDERLYIFTPDLCRTIYMDFEKEVEVKGIPAYRFTPPRSVFASKEENADNKGFCVSEKECLGTGVLKVSPCRKGAPVVASFPHFYLAEDKYINGIKGMSPNREHHQTFLDLNPTTGVIVRASKRAQVNILMNRISGFPETRNLNETVFPVMFINESVVIDDASAAKLKKLLVISEVVSNFALFIVGLGGIMLVILIVLLVRAHQKKNDVNRIVFTKAHHAPSSQDDTSYCPVGDKEKEDPQNGTYIGLTEKVDA from the exons ATGACACGGAGGTCCTACGCGCTCTACGCGGTGGGAAGCATCTGCGGAACCCTGCTGGTCGTTGGGATTGGCCTCCTCGTGGGCAGAGTCTTTCACAAGTTAATGGAAAACCGACTGAAGAAG GAGATTGTGTTAGTGGAGGGCAGCCGTGTGTTTGAGTCATGGAAAAATCCTCCTCCCCCTGTTTTTATGGAGTTCTTCTTCTTTAATTTGACCAATGCTGAAGATTGCCTCACTGGTGCCAAACCAGAAGTCACACAGATCGGACCCTACACATACAG GGAATACAGATATAAAGACAATGTGACCATGGTGGAAAATGGCACAATGGTGTCTGCATACACCATAAAGAAATTTGTGTTCCTGAGAGAGAAATCAGTGGGTGACCCAACAGTGGATAGCATCACCACTGTTAACATTCCTTCTTGG GCTGTAATGGAAAAGATGAAGGGCAGCTGGTATAGGACTATAGTTTCCATGTTTATGAAAAATCTTGGAGGTGGTGTCTTTACCTCTCGCACAGTTCATGAATTGCTTTGGGGCTATGAAGATGCTGTGCTAGAAAAGGCTGCATCCTACAGTCCTGGTTTGGATAAGGAGTTCGGCCTCATGTACAAG aaaaatggcagTGATAGTGGGGAATTTATTTACCACACCGGAGAGCAGAACTACTTGGATTATGGCCGGGTTAAAACATGGAAAGGTGAAAG CAAACTGACTTTCTGGACAAGTGATGAAAGTAACCGTATTGAAGGATCAGATGGAAGTAGCTTCCACCCTTTTCTTACAAAGGATGAACGCCTTTATATCTTCACCCCAGACCTCTGCAG GACGATCTACATGGACTTTGAGAAGGAGGTTGAAGTAAAAGGAATCCCGGCGTACCGCTTCACCCCACCGCGCTCCGTCTTTGCCAGCAAGGAGGAGAACGCAGACAATAAAGGTTTCTGCGTCTCTGAGAAGGAGTGCCTGGGAACTGGGGTCCTCAAAGTCAGCCCGTGTCGTAAAG GTGCCCCCGTGGTCGCCTCTTTTCCTCACTTCTATCTGGCTGAGGACAAATATATCAACGGCATTAAAGGAATGTCTCCTAACAGGGAGCATCACCAGACCTTTTTAGACCTCAACCCG ACCACGGGAGTGATTGTGCGTGCGAGCAAAAGAGCGCAGGTTAACATCTTGATGAACAGAATCAGTGGATTCCC GGAAACAAGAAACCTGAATGAGACGGTCTTTCCTGTTATGTTCATCAATGAG AGTGTGGTGATCGATGATGCATCTGCAGCCAAACTTAAGAAGCTGCTGGTCATTTCTGAAGTGGTGTCCAACTTTGCCCTTTTTATCGTGGGACTAGGAGGCATCATGCTCGTCATCCTGATTGTCCTTCTGGTTCGGGCCCATCAAAAGAAG AATGACGTTAACCGCATTGTGTTTACCAAGGCTCACCATGCT CCGTCCAGTCAAGATGACACGTCCTACTGTCCTGTCggtgacaaagaaaaagaagatccCCAAAATGGAACCTACATCGGTTTGACAGAAAAAGTGGACGCCTGA
- the LOC112163200 gene encoding lysosome membrane protein 2 isoform X4 — translation MTRRSYALYAVGSICGTLLVVGIGLLVGRVFHKLMENRLKKEIVLVEGSRVFESWKNPPPPVFMEFFFFNLTNAEDCLTGAKPEVTQIGPYTYREYRYKDNVTMVENGTMVSAYTIKKFVFLREKSVGDPTVDSITTVNIPSWAVMEKMKGSWYRTIVSMFMKNLGGGVFTSRTVHELLWGYEDAVLEKAASYSPGLDKEFGLMYKKNGSDSGEFIYHTGEQNYLDYGRVKTWKGESKLTFWTSDESNRIEGSDGSSFHPFLTKDERLYIFTPDLCRTIYMDFEKEVEVKGIPAYRFTPPRSVFASKEENADNKGFCVSEKECLGTGVLKVSPCRKGAPVVASFPHFYLAEDKYINGIKGMSPNREHHQTFLDLNPTTGVIVRASKRAQVNILMNRISGFPETRNLNETVFPVMFINESVVIDDASAAKLKKLLVISEVVSNFALFIVGLGGIMLVILIVLLVRAHQKKPSSQDDTSYCPVGDKEKEDPQNGTYIGLTEKVDA, via the exons ATGACACGGAGGTCCTACGCGCTCTACGCGGTGGGAAGCATCTGCGGAACCCTGCTGGTCGTTGGGATTGGCCTCCTCGTGGGCAGAGTCTTTCACAAGTTAATGGAAAACCGACTGAAGAAG GAGATTGTGTTAGTGGAGGGCAGCCGTGTGTTTGAGTCATGGAAAAATCCTCCTCCCCCTGTTTTTATGGAGTTCTTCTTCTTTAATTTGACCAATGCTGAAGATTGCCTCACTGGTGCCAAACCAGAAGTCACACAGATCGGACCCTACACATACAG GGAATACAGATATAAAGACAATGTGACCATGGTGGAAAATGGCACAATGGTGTCTGCATACACCATAAAGAAATTTGTGTTCCTGAGAGAGAAATCAGTGGGTGACCCAACAGTGGATAGCATCACCACTGTTAACATTCCTTCTTGG GCTGTAATGGAAAAGATGAAGGGCAGCTGGTATAGGACTATAGTTTCCATGTTTATGAAAAATCTTGGAGGTGGTGTCTTTACCTCTCGCACAGTTCATGAATTGCTTTGGGGCTATGAAGATGCTGTGCTAGAAAAGGCTGCATCCTACAGTCCTGGTTTGGATAAGGAGTTCGGCCTCATGTACAAG aaaaatggcagTGATAGTGGGGAATTTATTTACCACACCGGAGAGCAGAACTACTTGGATTATGGCCGGGTTAAAACATGGAAAGGTGAAAG CAAACTGACTTTCTGGACAAGTGATGAAAGTAACCGTATTGAAGGATCAGATGGAAGTAGCTTCCACCCTTTTCTTACAAAGGATGAACGCCTTTATATCTTCACCCCAGACCTCTGCAG GACGATCTACATGGACTTTGAGAAGGAGGTTGAAGTAAAAGGAATCCCGGCGTACCGCTTCACCCCACCGCGCTCCGTCTTTGCCAGCAAGGAGGAGAACGCAGACAATAAAGGTTTCTGCGTCTCTGAGAAGGAGTGCCTGGGAACTGGGGTCCTCAAAGTCAGCCCGTGTCGTAAAG GTGCCCCCGTGGTCGCCTCTTTTCCTCACTTCTATCTGGCTGAGGACAAATATATCAACGGCATTAAAGGAATGTCTCCTAACAGGGAGCATCACCAGACCTTTTTAGACCTCAACCCG ACCACGGGAGTGATTGTGCGTGCGAGCAAAAGAGCGCAGGTTAACATCTTGATGAACAGAATCAGTGGATTCCC GGAAACAAGAAACCTGAATGAGACGGTCTTTCCTGTTATGTTCATCAATGAG AGTGTGGTGATCGATGATGCATCTGCAGCCAAACTTAAGAAGCTGCTGGTCATTTCTGAAGTGGTGTCCAACTTTGCCCTTTTTATCGTGGGACTAGGAGGCATCATGCTCGTCATCCTGATTGTCCTTCTGGTTCGGGCCCATCAAAAGAAG CCGTCCAGTCAAGATGACACGTCCTACTGTCCTGTCggtgacaaagaaaaagaagatccCCAAAATGGAACCTACATCGGTTTGACAGAAAAAGTGGACGCCTGA
- the LOC112163200 gene encoding lysosome membrane protein 2 isoform X1 encodes MTRRSYALYAVGSICGTLLVVGIGLLVGRVFHKLMENRLKKEIVLVEGSRVFESWKNPPPPVFMEFFFFNLTNAEDCLTGAKPEVTQIGPYTYREYRYKDNVTMVENGTMVSAYTIKKFVFLREKSVGDPTVDSITTVNIPSWAVMEKMKGSWYRTIVSMFMKNLGGGVFTSRTVHELLWGYEDAVLEKAASYSPGLDKEFGLMYKKNGSDSGEFIYHTGEQNYLDYGRVKTWKGESKLTFWTSDESNRIEGSDGSSFHPFLTKDERLYIFTPDLCRTIYMDFEKEVEVKGIPAYRFTPPRSVFASKEENADNKGFCVSEKECLGTGVLKVSPCRKGAPVVASFPHFYLAEDKYINGIKGMSPNREHHQTFLDLNPTTGVIVRASKRAQVNILMNRISGFPETRNLNETVFPVMFINESVVIDDASAAKLKKLLVISEVVSNFALFIVGLGGIMLVILIVLLVRAHQKKNDVNRIVFTKAHHAQPSSQDDTSYCPVGDKEKEDPQNGTYIGLTEKVDA; translated from the exons ATGACACGGAGGTCCTACGCGCTCTACGCGGTGGGAAGCATCTGCGGAACCCTGCTGGTCGTTGGGATTGGCCTCCTCGTGGGCAGAGTCTTTCACAAGTTAATGGAAAACCGACTGAAGAAG GAGATTGTGTTAGTGGAGGGCAGCCGTGTGTTTGAGTCATGGAAAAATCCTCCTCCCCCTGTTTTTATGGAGTTCTTCTTCTTTAATTTGACCAATGCTGAAGATTGCCTCACTGGTGCCAAACCAGAAGTCACACAGATCGGACCCTACACATACAG GGAATACAGATATAAAGACAATGTGACCATGGTGGAAAATGGCACAATGGTGTCTGCATACACCATAAAGAAATTTGTGTTCCTGAGAGAGAAATCAGTGGGTGACCCAACAGTGGATAGCATCACCACTGTTAACATTCCTTCTTGG GCTGTAATGGAAAAGATGAAGGGCAGCTGGTATAGGACTATAGTTTCCATGTTTATGAAAAATCTTGGAGGTGGTGTCTTTACCTCTCGCACAGTTCATGAATTGCTTTGGGGCTATGAAGATGCTGTGCTAGAAAAGGCTGCATCCTACAGTCCTGGTTTGGATAAGGAGTTCGGCCTCATGTACAAG aaaaatggcagTGATAGTGGGGAATTTATTTACCACACCGGAGAGCAGAACTACTTGGATTATGGCCGGGTTAAAACATGGAAAGGTGAAAG CAAACTGACTTTCTGGACAAGTGATGAAAGTAACCGTATTGAAGGATCAGATGGAAGTAGCTTCCACCCTTTTCTTACAAAGGATGAACGCCTTTATATCTTCACCCCAGACCTCTGCAG GACGATCTACATGGACTTTGAGAAGGAGGTTGAAGTAAAAGGAATCCCGGCGTACCGCTTCACCCCACCGCGCTCCGTCTTTGCCAGCAAGGAGGAGAACGCAGACAATAAAGGTTTCTGCGTCTCTGAGAAGGAGTGCCTGGGAACTGGGGTCCTCAAAGTCAGCCCGTGTCGTAAAG GTGCCCCCGTGGTCGCCTCTTTTCCTCACTTCTATCTGGCTGAGGACAAATATATCAACGGCATTAAAGGAATGTCTCCTAACAGGGAGCATCACCAGACCTTTTTAGACCTCAACCCG ACCACGGGAGTGATTGTGCGTGCGAGCAAAAGAGCGCAGGTTAACATCTTGATGAACAGAATCAGTGGATTCCC GGAAACAAGAAACCTGAATGAGACGGTCTTTCCTGTTATGTTCATCAATGAG AGTGTGGTGATCGATGATGCATCTGCAGCCAAACTTAAGAAGCTGCTGGTCATTTCTGAAGTGGTGTCCAACTTTGCCCTTTTTATCGTGGGACTAGGAGGCATCATGCTCGTCATCCTGATTGTCCTTCTGGTTCGGGCCCATCAAAAGAAG AATGACGTTAACCGCATTGTGTTTACCAAGGCTCACCATGCT CAGCCGTCCAGTCAAGATGACACGTCCTACTGTCCTGTCggtgacaaagaaaaagaagatccCCAAAATGGAACCTACATCGGTTTGACAGAAAAAGTGGACGCCTGA
- the LOC112163200 gene encoding lysosome membrane protein 2 isoform X3 gives MTRRSYALYAVGSICGTLLVVGIGLLVGRVFHKLMENRLKKEIVLVEGSRVFESWKNPPPPVFMEFFFFNLTNAEDCLTGAKPEVTQIGPYTYREYRYKDNVTMVENGTMVSAYTIKKFVFLREKSVGDPTVDSITTVNIPSWAVMEKMKGSWYRTIVSMFMKNLGGGVFTSRTVHELLWGYEDAVLEKAASYSPGLDKEFGLMYKKNGSDSGEFIYHTGEQNYLDYGRVKTWKGESKLTFWTSDESNRIEGSDGSSFHPFLTKDERLYIFTPDLCRTIYMDFEKEVEVKGIPAYRFTPPRSVFASKEENADNKGFCVSEKECLGTGVLKVSPCRKGAPVVASFPHFYLAEDKYINGIKGMSPNREHHQTFLDLNPTTGVIVRASKRAQVNILMNRISGFPETRNLNETVFPVMFINESVVIDDASAAKLKKLLVISEVVSNFALFIVGLGGIMLVILIVLLVRAHQKKQPSSQDDTSYCPVGDKEKEDPQNGTYIGLTEKVDA, from the exons ATGACACGGAGGTCCTACGCGCTCTACGCGGTGGGAAGCATCTGCGGAACCCTGCTGGTCGTTGGGATTGGCCTCCTCGTGGGCAGAGTCTTTCACAAGTTAATGGAAAACCGACTGAAGAAG GAGATTGTGTTAGTGGAGGGCAGCCGTGTGTTTGAGTCATGGAAAAATCCTCCTCCCCCTGTTTTTATGGAGTTCTTCTTCTTTAATTTGACCAATGCTGAAGATTGCCTCACTGGTGCCAAACCAGAAGTCACACAGATCGGACCCTACACATACAG GGAATACAGATATAAAGACAATGTGACCATGGTGGAAAATGGCACAATGGTGTCTGCATACACCATAAAGAAATTTGTGTTCCTGAGAGAGAAATCAGTGGGTGACCCAACAGTGGATAGCATCACCACTGTTAACATTCCTTCTTGG GCTGTAATGGAAAAGATGAAGGGCAGCTGGTATAGGACTATAGTTTCCATGTTTATGAAAAATCTTGGAGGTGGTGTCTTTACCTCTCGCACAGTTCATGAATTGCTTTGGGGCTATGAAGATGCTGTGCTAGAAAAGGCTGCATCCTACAGTCCTGGTTTGGATAAGGAGTTCGGCCTCATGTACAAG aaaaatggcagTGATAGTGGGGAATTTATTTACCACACCGGAGAGCAGAACTACTTGGATTATGGCCGGGTTAAAACATGGAAAGGTGAAAG CAAACTGACTTTCTGGACAAGTGATGAAAGTAACCGTATTGAAGGATCAGATGGAAGTAGCTTCCACCCTTTTCTTACAAAGGATGAACGCCTTTATATCTTCACCCCAGACCTCTGCAG GACGATCTACATGGACTTTGAGAAGGAGGTTGAAGTAAAAGGAATCCCGGCGTACCGCTTCACCCCACCGCGCTCCGTCTTTGCCAGCAAGGAGGAGAACGCAGACAATAAAGGTTTCTGCGTCTCTGAGAAGGAGTGCCTGGGAACTGGGGTCCTCAAAGTCAGCCCGTGTCGTAAAG GTGCCCCCGTGGTCGCCTCTTTTCCTCACTTCTATCTGGCTGAGGACAAATATATCAACGGCATTAAAGGAATGTCTCCTAACAGGGAGCATCACCAGACCTTTTTAGACCTCAACCCG ACCACGGGAGTGATTGTGCGTGCGAGCAAAAGAGCGCAGGTTAACATCTTGATGAACAGAATCAGTGGATTCCC GGAAACAAGAAACCTGAATGAGACGGTCTTTCCTGTTATGTTCATCAATGAG AGTGTGGTGATCGATGATGCATCTGCAGCCAAACTTAAGAAGCTGCTGGTCATTTCTGAAGTGGTGTCCAACTTTGCCCTTTTTATCGTGGGACTAGGAGGCATCATGCTCGTCATCCTGATTGTCCTTCTGGTTCGGGCCCATCAAAAGAAG CAGCCGTCCAGTCAAGATGACACGTCCTACTGTCCTGTCggtgacaaagaaaaagaagatccCCAAAATGGAACCTACATCGGTTTGACAGAAAAAGTGGACGCCTGA